From Juglans regia cultivar Chandler chromosome 6, Walnut 2.0, whole genome shotgun sequence, the proteins below share one genomic window:
- the LOC118348649 gene encoding uncharacterized protein LOC118348649: MEVPAVRIEVMEILPRAPSWVEDIFRYLETNEVPEDRQKAKKIRNRVARYTLIERILYWRGHSAPLLRCISKEEAQYVLAEIHKRACGSHSGGKALAGKVMRVGYYWPRALKDAKKYERKCQKCHEYAKVPHFPSKELASITSSWPFAQWGID, from the coding sequence ATGGAAGTACCTGCTGTAAGGATCGAGGTAATGGAAATACTGCCTAGAGCCCCAAGTTGGGTGGAGGACATATTCAGGTATTTGGAAACCAATGAGGTGCCAGAGGACAGACAGAAGGCCAAGAAGATTAGAAATAGAGTAGCCCGCTACACTCTAATCGAGAGAATTCTGTATTGGAGGGGCCACTCGGCACCTCTCTTGAGGTGCATCTCCAAGGAAGAAGCGCAATACGTGTTGGCAGAAATACACAAAAGGGCTTGTGGGAGTCACTCAGGAGGAAAGGCGCTGGCAGGGAAGGTAATGAGGGTGGGGTATTACTGGCCTCGTGCCCTGAAGGATGCCAAGAAGTATGAGCGAAAATGTCAGAAGTGCCATGAATATGCCAAGGTGCCCCATTTCCCATCTAAAGAGTTGGCGTCGATCACCTCGTCTTGGCCTTTTGCCCAGTGGGGAATTGACTAG